In Rubrivirga marina, the following are encoded in one genomic region:
- the rpiA gene encoding ribose-5-phosphate isomerase RpiA, producing MSDSQADAKRAVGHAAAALVEDGMTLGLGTGSTTAFAIEAIGRRVRDEGLDVRGVPTSYAAERLARESGVPVVTLDEIGLDTLPTSRSPLDLALDGADEVGPALGLIKGRGAAHVREKVVASLAARFVVLVDASKEVERLGTQAPVPVEVLPFAEPAVARALRGLGAEATLRMGEKKDGPVVTDQGLWVLDARFDGIDDPAGLDVAIDGIPGVLGHGLFVGLATDVLVGGGEQVRHVVQPRERG from the coding sequence GTGTCTGACTCTCAAGCCGACGCCAAGCGCGCCGTCGGCCACGCCGCCGCTGCCCTCGTCGAGGACGGGATGACGCTCGGCCTCGGCACCGGTTCGACCACCGCGTTCGCCATCGAGGCCATCGGGCGCCGCGTCCGCGACGAGGGGCTCGACGTCCGCGGCGTGCCCACGTCCTACGCGGCCGAGCGGCTGGCCCGCGAGTCCGGCGTTCCCGTCGTCACGCTCGACGAGATCGGCCTCGACACCCTCCCCACCTCGCGGTCGCCGCTCGACCTCGCGCTCGACGGGGCCGACGAGGTCGGGCCCGCGCTCGGCCTCATCAAGGGGCGCGGCGCGGCGCACGTCCGCGAAAAGGTCGTCGCCTCCCTCGCGGCCCGGTTCGTCGTCCTCGTCGACGCCTCGAAGGAGGTCGAGCGGCTGGGGACGCAGGCGCCGGTGCCGGTCGAGGTGCTGCCGTTCGCGGAGCCGGCCGTCGCCCGCGCGCTCCGCGGCCTCGGCGCCGAGGCCACGCTCCGGATGGGCGAGAAGAAAGACGGGCCCGTCGTCACCGACCAGGGGCTCTGGGTCCTCGACGCCCGCTTCGACGGGATCGACGACCCCGCCGGCCTCGACGTGGCCATCGACGGGATCCCCGGCGTCCTCGGCCACGGGTTGTTCGTCGGTCTCGCGACCGACGTTCTCGTCGGCGGCGGGGAGCAGGTCCGCCACGTCGTCCAGCCCCGCGAGCGCGGCTGA
- a CDS encoding ABC transporter permease, with amino-acid sequence MPAVPTEIAEGVRIALSALWERKARALLTTLGIVIGIVSVTSMFTVINGIEREFDKSMAMIGDNALFIQKEPWFAFDDWWSYRNRPPITDDLAPFLAERAETIAAATAVTGAGTRATRGSDELGGMFVEAATTDYVDVGGADLEAGRFFTEAEDRGARAVAVIGVDLVEALFPAEDPIGKDIRLGGHVYEVVGVLTARGKFLGMQSTDNRAIVPLETFRRHFSNDPDVSIKVRVKDGVDQADAIDEVTGLTRLWRGLDALEDNDFSVNRQDQFRDLVQGFKVAVYAVGIFLTALSLLVGGIGVMNIMFVSVKERTREIGVRKALGATRRAILFQFLVEAVMICFVGGGIGVALAALAAVGLNQVFTAELSGGTVALAFVLCGVLGVTFGLLPAWQAARARPIDALRYE; translated from the coding sequence GTGCCCGCCGTCCCCACCGAGATTGCCGAAGGCGTCCGGATCGCCCTCTCGGCGCTGTGGGAGCGGAAGGCCCGCGCGCTCCTCACGACGCTCGGCATCGTCATCGGCATCGTGTCGGTGACGTCGATGTTCACCGTCATCAACGGGATCGAGCGCGAGTTCGACAAGTCGATGGCGATGATCGGCGACAACGCGCTCTTCATCCAGAAGGAGCCCTGGTTCGCCTTCGACGACTGGTGGAGCTACCGGAACCGGCCCCCGATCACGGACGACCTCGCGCCGTTCCTCGCCGAGCGGGCCGAGACGATTGCGGCGGCGACGGCCGTGACCGGCGCCGGCACGCGGGCCACGCGCGGCAGCGACGAGCTCGGCGGCATGTTCGTCGAGGCCGCCACCACCGACTACGTCGACGTCGGCGGGGCAGACCTCGAGGCCGGCCGGTTCTTCACCGAGGCCGAGGACCGCGGGGCCCGCGCCGTCGCCGTGATCGGGGTCGACCTCGTCGAAGCCCTGTTCCCGGCCGAGGACCCCATCGGCAAGGACATCCGCCTCGGCGGCCATGTGTACGAGGTGGTCGGCGTGCTGACCGCGCGGGGCAAGTTCCTGGGGATGCAGTCGACCGACAACCGCGCCATCGTCCCGCTCGAGACGTTCCGTCGCCACTTCTCGAACGACCCCGACGTGTCGATCAAGGTCCGCGTCAAGGACGGCGTCGACCAGGCCGACGCGATCGACGAGGTGACCGGGCTCACGCGGCTCTGGCGCGGTCTCGACGCGCTCGAGGACAACGACTTCTCGGTCAACCGCCAGGACCAGTTCCGCGACCTCGTGCAGGGCTTCAAGGTGGCCGTCTACGCCGTCGGCATCTTCCTCACGGCGCTCTCACTCCTCGTCGGCGGGATCGGCGTGATGAACATCATGTTCGTCAGCGTGAAGGAGCGGACGCGCGAGATCGGGGTGCGGAAGGCGTTGGGGGCGACGCGGCGGGCCATCTTGTTCCAGTTCCTCGTCGAGGCCGTCATGATCTGCTTCGTCGGCGGCGGCATCGGCGTGGCCCTCGCGGCGCTCGCGGCCGTCGGGCTGAACCAGGTGTTCACGGCCGAGCTGTCGGGCGGGACCGTCGCCCTCGCCTTCGTGCTCTGCGGCGTGCTCGGCGTCACGTTCGGGCTCCTCCCGGCGTGGCAGGCCGCCCGCGCCCGCCCCATCGACGCGCTCCGCTATGAATGA
- a CDS encoding energy transducer TonB, whose protein sequence is PNAPPPPPPPPEPEPTEPEIFEVAEVQPELIGGLPGLQSRVEYPEFARRAGIEGQVVVQFVVDERGNVVDPVVLRSPNELLSEAALKAVRESQFTPGQQRGRPVKVRFAVPVTFRLR, encoded by the coding sequence CCCGAACGCCCCGCCGCCGCCGCCGCCGCCGCCGGAGCCCGAGCCGACGGAGCCCGAGATCTTCGAGGTCGCGGAGGTCCAGCCGGAGTTGATCGGCGGGCTCCCGGGCCTCCAGAGCCGCGTCGAGTACCCCGAGTTCGCCCGCCGGGCCGGGATCGAGGGCCAGGTCGTCGTCCAGTTCGTCGTCGACGAGCGGGGGAACGTCGTCGACCCCGTCGTCCTCCGGTCCCCGAACGAGCTCCTGTCGGAGGCCGCGCTCAAGGCCGTCCGCGAGAGCCAGTTCACGCCGGGCCAGCAGCGCGGGCGCCCCGTGAAGGTCCGGTTCGCCGTCCCCGTCACCTTCCGCCTCCGCTAG
- a CDS encoding ABC transporter permease, whose protein sequence is MNETIRQALQALRANRLRSALTLVGMAIGVFSVIASVTAVKVLDGTIAQELAALGTQTIVVTRLPADREPTDEEWRRPQLTYEDALRLRERATLPASVSASVGTGGREVRTREESTDPNVSIQAADEGWAQNNGWGIEEGRFLDEGDVRAGRSVAVLGQTVAEKLFGEQTPIGAEVRVDGRRFTVVGVLEPKSGGFNIGDSNNFVVVPITRGIAAFGLSDRDVSIDVRAPSPELLAATLDETVGVLRAIRRVVPEEPDNFGVFTSEQAASMLGGFMDALAYGGAGIGLIALLAAGVGVMNIMLVSVTERTREIGVRKSLGARRRDILLQFLVEAVVLCQIGGFVGIGLGVLGGNAVAALMTTAPAFPWGWATIAVVGVTVVALVFGVYPATKAARLHPIEALRYE, encoded by the coding sequence ATGAATGAGACCATCCGCCAGGCGCTCCAGGCCCTCCGGGCGAACCGGCTCCGGTCGGCGCTCACGCTCGTGGGCATGGCCATCGGCGTGTTCTCCGTCATCGCGTCGGTCACGGCCGTGAAAGTCCTCGACGGGACGATCGCCCAGGAGCTCGCCGCGCTCGGGACCCAGACGATCGTCGTCACCCGCCTCCCGGCCGACCGCGAGCCGACCGACGAGGAGTGGCGCCGGCCTCAACTGACCTACGAGGACGCGCTCCGACTCCGCGAGCGCGCGACCCTGCCCGCCTCGGTCAGCGCGTCGGTGGGGACGGGCGGGCGCGAGGTCCGCACTCGGGAGGAGTCGACGGACCCCAACGTGTCGATCCAGGCGGCGGACGAGGGATGGGCGCAGAACAACGGCTGGGGCATTGAGGAGGGGCGCTTCTTGGACGAGGGCGACGTGCGCGCGGGCCGGTCGGTCGCCGTCCTCGGGCAGACCGTCGCCGAGAAGCTGTTCGGCGAGCAGACGCCCATCGGGGCCGAGGTCCGCGTCGACGGCCGGCGGTTCACGGTCGTCGGCGTGCTGGAGCCGAAGAGCGGCGGGTTCAACATCGGCGACTCGAACAACTTCGTGGTCGTCCCCATCACGCGCGGGATTGCGGCGTTCGGGCTCAGCGACCGCGACGTGTCGATCGACGTCCGCGCGCCGAGCCCCGAGCTCCTGGCGGCGACGCTCGACGAGACGGTCGGCGTGCTCCGGGCCATTCGTCGCGTGGTGCCCGAGGAGCCCGACAACTTCGGCGTGTTCACGAGCGAGCAGGCCGCCAGCATGCTCGGCGGGTTCATGGACGCGCTCGCCTATGGCGGCGCCGGGATCGGGCTGATCGCGTTGCTGGCGGCCGGCGTCGGCGTGATGAACATCATGCTCGTGAGCGTGACGGAGCGGACGCGCGAGATCGGCGTGCGGAAGTCGCTCGGCGCGCGGCGCCGGGACATCCTGCTGCAGTTCCTCGTCGAGGCCGTCGTGCTGTGCCAGATCGGCGGGTTCGTGGGGATCGGGCTCGGCGTGCTCGGTGGCAACGCCGTCGCGGCGCTCATGACCACGGCGCCGGCCTTTCCGTGGGGGTGGGCGACGATCGCGGTGGTCGGCGTGACGGTCGTGGCGCTCGTGTTCGGCGTGTACCCGGCCACGAAGGCCGCCCGGCTGCACCCGATCGAGGCGCTGCGGTACGAGTGA
- a CDS encoding NAD(P)H-hydrate dehydratase, which yields MTPLDPVLSAEAMRAADQATIETWGVPGRVLMESAGRAAAREIVARFEVAGRDVTVLVGTGNNGGDGLVVVRVLAAHGARVRALVLPGEGTPDRTANLHILSRMAEHDTGVEVVPFEDVRQVANAPADLVVDALLGIGVTGELREPARALCAWLNRAGAPVVALDVPSGLDATTGRAAEDSVRADLTVAFGGIKTGLLLGDGPTLAGEVVTVEIGIPDAELRAHATAWQAPRAWAGAHLPERAADAHKYSAGRVFAVVGSRTFTGAAVLSTAAAYRSGAGAVVAAVPEPAAPIVDARNAEVMVDAQPATGAGTLARIAREAVLDRAEAADAVLVGCGLGRDDDTLALVRDLVEAVEAPLVLDADGLAAYADDADVLRQRSGPLVLTPHLGELRRLLNDDSFDPIDRIEAVRGLAQRWHATLVFKGVPTVVGTPDGRVLIGPPGEPALATAGTGDTLAGTLVGLLAQGLDPDVAALCALWLGAEAARLWTADHGATGLVASDLIDRLPAAAHALRS from the coding sequence ATGACCCCGCTCGACCCCGTCCTCAGCGCCGAAGCCATGCGCGCGGCCGACCAGGCCACCATCGAGACGTGGGGCGTGCCGGGACGGGTGCTGATGGAGTCGGCCGGGCGCGCCGCGGCACGGGAGATCGTCGCCCGATTCGAGGTCGCGGGCCGAGACGTGACCGTCCTCGTCGGCACCGGCAACAACGGCGGCGACGGGCTCGTGGTGGTGCGCGTGCTGGCGGCACACGGCGCCCGGGTTCGCGCGCTCGTCCTCCCCGGCGAGGGCACCCCCGACCGGACCGCCAACCTCCACATCTTGAGCCGGATGGCTGAGCACGACACGGGCGTCGAGGTCGTCCCGTTCGAGGACGTCCGCCAGGTCGCGAACGCCCCCGCCGACCTCGTCGTCGACGCGCTTCTCGGCATCGGCGTGACGGGCGAGCTTAGGGAGCCCGCGCGCGCGCTCTGCGCCTGGCTGAACCGGGCCGGCGCCCCCGTCGTCGCCCTCGACGTCCCCTCCGGCCTCGACGCGACGACGGGCCGAGCCGCCGAGGACAGCGTCCGCGCCGACCTGACGGTCGCGTTCGGCGGGATCAAGACCGGCCTCCTCCTGGGAGACGGCCCGACCCTCGCGGGCGAGGTCGTCACGGTCGAGATCGGGATCCCGGACGCCGAGCTCCGAGCGCACGCCACCGCCTGGCAGGCGCCGCGCGCGTGGGCCGGCGCACACCTCCCCGAGCGCGCGGCCGACGCCCACAAGTACTCCGCCGGCCGCGTCTTCGCCGTCGTCGGGAGTCGCACGTTCACCGGCGCGGCGGTCCTGTCGACGGCCGCCGCGTACCGGTCCGGCGCCGGCGCCGTCGTGGCCGCCGTCCCTGAGCCGGCCGCGCCCATCGTGGACGCGCGGAACGCCGAGGTGATGGTCGACGCCCAACCGGCGACCGGGGCCGGGACGCTCGCCCGGATCGCCCGCGAGGCCGTCCTCGACCGTGCCGAGGCGGCCGACGCCGTGCTCGTCGGCTGCGGCCTCGGGCGCGACGACGACACGCTCGCGCTCGTCCGCGACCTCGTCGAGGCCGTCGAGGCCCCACTCGTCCTCGACGCCGACGGGCTCGCCGCCTACGCCGACGACGCCGATGTGCTCCGCCAGCGCTCCGGTCCGCTCGTCCTCACCCCCCATCTCGGCGAGCTCCGCCGCCTTCTGAACGACGACTCGTTCGATCCCATCGACCGCATCGAGGCCGTCCGCGGGCTCGCCCAACGATGGCACGCCACGCTCGTGTTCAAGGGGGTGCCGACCGTCGTCGGGACGCCGGACGGGCGCGTGCTGATCGGTCCGCCCGGCGAACCCGCGCTCGCGACGGCCGGGACCGGCGACACGCTCGCCGGCACACTCGTCGGCCTCCTCGCGCAGGGCCTCGATCCCGACGTCGCCGCCCTCTGCGCGCTCTGGCTCGGCGCCGAAGCCGCCCGGCTCTGGACGGCCGACCACGGGGCCACCGGCCTCGTCGCGTCCGACCTCATTGACCGGCTCCCCGCCGCTGCCCACGCCCTCCGCTCGTGA
- a CDS encoding ATP-dependent helicase yields MARRFVLQPREPSPADPGLTLDYAADLDSQQHAAATAGDGVTLVVAGAGTGKTRTLVYRVAYLVETGVPPEQIVLLTFTRRAASEMLTRAAGLLDGRCERVRGGTFHAYCLELLRRHSERIGYPQRFGVLDAADAADVVDLARTRLGLDRLPKRFPKKRTLLAMFSAATNRGLELDEVLAEEYPQYAEHLDLIERLRGAYAETKRRTGVMDFDDLLALALELLRENPDVRRQVAGRIRHVLVDEYQDVNLLQADLVEQFQSVHGNAMMVGDDAQSIYRFRGADVGHILEVQKRYNGARVLKLEHNYRSTQPILDLANRVLDEAVEKYDKRLFTDREGGDLPALVAAPDDDMEARFVAQVVLDKREAGTDLNRMAVLFRSGWCSYALEAELNRRKIPFVKFGGLKLTEAAHVKDVVAHLRVAENPADAVAWNRALRLVEGVGPTTAGRLLDWIGAAATGGGPAAAVQMLRQSVDEVVPSASVAASVGRLVEALTPLRDDDMPPEEQVERLLGYYRPVFERVYADDFPKREADLDAVVALAARHRSRTALLESLALDPLDWTQEPAEGARKDEPPLVLSTIHSAKGLEFDTVFLIHALDGVLPSAYALASSDEEDEERRLLYVALTRAETELYASYPLVQYRRGTGQYLTEPSRFLSGLPESLLEPWSLVEEATPPASGDALPEADRPALPRSSGGA; encoded by the coding sequence GTGGCCCGCCGCTTTGTCCTCCAGCCCCGCGAGCCGTCGCCCGCCGATCCGGGGCTGACGCTCGACTACGCCGCTGACCTCGACTCGCAGCAACACGCCGCGGCGACGGCTGGCGACGGCGTCACGCTCGTCGTGGCCGGGGCGGGGACGGGCAAGACGCGGACGCTCGTGTACCGCGTGGCCTACCTCGTCGAGACCGGCGTCCCGCCCGAGCAGATCGTCCTGCTCACGTTCACGCGCCGGGCGGCCTCCGAGATGCTGACGCGCGCGGCCGGGCTCCTCGACGGCCGGTGCGAGCGCGTCCGTGGCGGCACGTTTCACGCCTACTGCCTAGAGCTCCTGCGCCGCCATTCGGAGCGGATCGGGTACCCGCAGCGGTTCGGCGTGCTCGACGCCGCCGACGCCGCCGACGTGGTCGACCTCGCGCGGACGCGGCTCGGGCTCGACCGACTCCCCAAGCGGTTCCCGAAGAAGCGGACGCTCCTGGCGATGTTCTCCGCTGCCACGAACCGCGGGCTGGAACTCGACGAGGTGCTCGCCGAGGAGTACCCGCAGTACGCCGAGCACCTCGACCTCATCGAGCGGCTCCGTGGGGCCTACGCCGAGACGAAGCGGCGGACCGGCGTGATGGACTTCGACGACCTGCTCGCACTCGCGCTCGAGCTCCTGCGCGAGAACCCCGATGTCCGCCGCCAGGTGGCCGGGCGGATCCGGCACGTCCTCGTCGACGAGTACCAGGACGTCAACCTGTTGCAGGCCGACCTCGTGGAGCAGTTCCAGTCGGTGCACGGCAACGCGATGATGGTGGGCGACGACGCACAGTCGATCTACCGCTTCCGCGGGGCCGACGTGGGGCACATCCTCGAGGTCCAGAAGCGCTACAACGGCGCGCGCGTGCTGAAGCTGGAGCACAACTACCGGAGCACGCAGCCCATCCTCGACCTCGCCAACCGAGTGCTCGACGAGGCTGTCGAGAAGTACGACAAGCGGCTCTTTACGGACCGCGAGGGCGGGGACCTCCCCGCGCTCGTCGCCGCGCCCGACGACGACATGGAGGCCCGGTTCGTGGCGCAGGTCGTCCTCGACAAGCGCGAGGCCGGCACCGACCTCAATCGGATGGCGGTCCTCTTCCGCTCCGGCTGGTGCTCGTACGCGCTCGAAGCCGAACTCAACCGCCGAAAAATCCCGTTCGTCAAGTTCGGCGGGCTCAAGCTCACCGAGGCGGCCCACGTCAAGGACGTCGTCGCCCACCTCCGCGTGGCGGAGAACCCGGCCGACGCCGTCGCCTGGAACCGGGCGCTGCGGCTCGTCGAGGGGGTCGGGCCGACGACGGCGGGGCGGCTGCTCGACTGGATCGGCGCGGCGGCGACGGGAGGCGGGCCGGCGGCGGCCGTCCAGATGCTGCGCCAGTCGGTCGACGAGGTCGTCCCGTCCGCCTCGGTGGCGGCGTCGGTGGGGCGGCTCGTCGAGGCCCTCACGCCGCTCCGCGACGACGACATGCCGCCCGAAGAACAGGTCGAGCGGCTGCTCGGCTACTACCGCCCCGTCTTCGAGCGCGTCTACGCCGACGACTTCCCCAAGCGCGAGGCCGACCTCGACGCCGTCGTCGCCCTCGCCGCCCGCCACCGCTCGCGGACGGCGTTGCTCGAGTCGCTCGCCCTCGACCCGCTCGACTGGACACAGGAGCCGGCGGAGGGCGCCCGGAAGGACGAGCCGCCGCTCGTTCTCTCCACGATCCACTCGGCGAAGGGGCTGGAGTTCGACACGGTCTTTCTGATCCACGCGCTCGACGGCGTGCTGCCCTCGGCCTACGCCCTGGCGTCGAGCGACGAGGAGGACGAGGAGCGCCGGCTCCTCTACGTCGCCCTCACGCGGGCCGAAACGGAGCTGTACGCGTCGTACCCGCTCGTGCAGTACCGGCGGGGCACGGGTCAGTATCTGACGGAACCCAGTCGCTTCCTCTCCGGCCTGCCCGAGTCGCTCCTGGAGCCGTGGTCGCTCGTCGAAGAGGCCACCCCGCCCGCCTCGGGCGACGCGCTGCCGGAGGCGGACCGGCCGGCACTCCCCAGATCCTCCGGCGGTGCTTGA
- a CDS encoding Ig-like domain-containing protein — protein sequence MRPSAALLLLVLAGCATPVAPTGGPADTTPPTLVASSPADGSTNVSDRTLRLTFSERLATNAATAVTVTPPTETPPDVSVSARELRITLHELRDSTTYVVTVGTALADQRNVALRAPITLAFATGDAIDRGRIAGTVRRPETGAGVGGVAVWAYALDDTLGTVDPGVAAPDYRTETGADGPFTLEYLRPGPYFVLAIEDRNRNARADAGERFAAPPAPALLARDDSTAPEPAAFFVTTLDTVPPVAQRLRPLSDRRVALRFDEPVRLLDTAAFGEAVAVTDSASGDRRAVSWYQPAASAFEVYGEAAPPFPSTPLLVTSEGTDALADSAGLGAPPFRLSATPPVRADTASARFDAFVPSAPDSVVLGRDVRPGIRFTSPPGALLDAVEVRAVGETLDVPFVTTDGVTFVPDSSATLPARFTVVAPVGDSTASQRFVVPDARDLGALVGRVEADGPVRVEVRPEAGAPVVVAADSTGAFVADGLLPGPYTLRIWVDRDGDGRWSGGRLWPYEPPEPLVFLAQPVQVRARWETEIDPITL from the coding sequence ATGCGACCGTCCGCCGCCCTGCTCCTCCTGGTGCTCGCCGGCTGCGCGACGCCCGTCGCCCCCACTGGCGGCCCGGCCGACACGACGCCGCCGACGCTCGTCGCGTCGAGCCCGGCCGACGGCTCCACGAACGTCTCGGACCGCACGCTCCGGCTGACGTTCTCCGAGCGACTGGCGACGAATGCGGCCACCGCCGTGACGGTGACGCCCCCGACGGAGACGCCACCGGACGTCTCTGTGAGCGCGCGCGAGCTGCGCATCACGCTCCACGAGCTCCGCGACTCGACGACGTACGTCGTGACCGTCGGCACGGCGCTGGCCGACCAGCGGAACGTGGCGCTCCGGGCGCCGATCACGCTCGCCTTCGCGACGGGCGACGCCATCGACCGCGGCCGGATCGCCGGGACCGTCCGGCGCCCCGAGACGGGCGCCGGCGTGGGCGGCGTCGCCGTCTGGGCCTACGCCCTCGACGACACGCTCGGCACCGTCGACCCCGGCGTCGCCGCGCCCGACTACCGCACGGAGACGGGCGCCGACGGGCCGTTCACGCTGGAGTACCTCCGCCCCGGCCCCTACTTCGTCCTCGCCATCGAGGACCGGAACCGGAACGCCCGCGCCGACGCCGGCGAGCGCTTCGCCGCCCCGCCGGCCCCCGCCCTCCTCGCCCGGGACGACTCGACCGCGCCCGAGCCCGCTGCGTTCTTCGTCACGACGCTCGACACGGTCCCGCCCGTCGCCCAGCGCCTCCGGCCGCTCTCCGACCGACGGGTCGCGCTCCGCTTCGACGAGCCCGTCCGCCTCCTCGACACCGCCGCGTTCGGCGAGGCCGTCGCCGTGACCGACTCCGCCTCGGGAGATCGTCGGGCGGTGTCGTGGTACCAGCCGGCGGCTTCGGCCTTCGAGGTCTACGGGGAGGCAGCCCCGCCCTTCCCTTCGACTCCACTGCTCGTCACGTCCGAGGGCACCGACGCCCTCGCCGACTCGGCCGGCCTCGGCGCCCCACCGTTCCGACTCAGCGCCACTCCGCCCGTTCGTGCCGACACCGCCTCGGCCCGATTCGACGCCTTCGTCCCGAGCGCGCCGGACTCCGTCGTCCTCGGCCGAGACGTCCGTCCTGGCATCCGATTTACGTCGCCCCCCGGCGCGTTGCTGGACGCTGTCGAGGTCCGCGCAGTTGGAGAGACGCTCGACGTCCCCTTCGTCACCACCGACGGCGTCACGTTCGTCCCCGACTCGTCGGCCACCCTCCCGGCCCGCTTCACCGTCGTAGCGCCGGTCGGCGACTCGACCGCGTCGCAGCGCTTCGTCGTCCCCGACGCCCGCGACCTCGGCGCCCTCGTCGGGCGGGTCGAGGCCGACGGGCCGGTCCGGGTCGAGGTCCGCCCCGAGGCGGGCGCCCCCGTCGTCGTCGCGGCCGACTCGACCGGGGCGTTCGTGGCCGATGGTCTTCTGCCGGGCCCGTACACGCTCCGCATCTGGGTCGACCGCGACGGCGACGGCAGATGGAGCGGCGGCCGGCTCTGGCCGTACGAGCCGCCCGAACCGCTCGTGTTCCTCGCCCAGCCCGTGCAGGTCCGCGCACGCTGGGAGACCGAGATCGACCCCATCACGCTATGA
- a CDS encoding DUF5989 family protein: MSKLRVLGQLWQFLRVRKKYWLAPIVIVLVLLGAIVVSVSGSPLAPFVYALF, from the coding sequence ATGTCGAAGCTCCGCGTCCTCGGCCAGCTCTGGCAGTTCCTCCGCGTCCGCAAGAAGTACTGGCTGGCGCCGATCGTGATCGTGCTCGTCCTGCTCGGCGCGATCGTCGTGTCGGTCAGCGGCAGCCCGCTGGCGCCGTTCGTGTACGCGCTGTTTTAG
- a CDS encoding VanZ family protein, with the protein MTSSRIAIIWTIAVLAACSIPAAELTPPEYLPFAFDKWVHAGMFLVFGVLWMQAAPHRAWAVFAAGVAFGVGIEIWQGLLPIDRMPDALDAAADVVGLMVGIPLGAWIARRGESNG; encoded by the coding sequence GTGACCTCCTCCCGCATCGCGATCATCTGGACGATCGCCGTCCTCGCGGCCTGTTCGATCCCCGCCGCCGAGCTCACGCCACCGGAGTACCTCCCGTTCGCGTTCGACAAGTGGGTCCACGCGGGGATGTTCCTCGTGTTCGGGGTGCTGTGGATGCAGGCGGCCCCGCACCGGGCGTGGGCCGTATTCGCCGCGGGCGTGGCGTTCGGCGTCGGCATCGAGATCTGGCAGGGGCTGCTCCCCATCGACCGGATGCCGGACGCGCTCGACGCCGCGGCCGACGTGGTCGGCCTGATGGTCGGGATCCCGCTCGGCGCGTGGATCGCCCGGCGCGGCGAGAGCAACGGCTGA
- a CDS encoding GNAT family N-acetyltransferase, which yields MQIGAPVHSSVRGPDGLRIDRLGLDRYAEVQALNRVIFGDDRVIYRTDRDDLVLLLAMVADEAVGYKVGYRETSSTFYSAKGGVLDGWRRQGVARALLDRMEAEARSLGYLTFAFDTFPNKHPGMTVLGLAEGFRVTAAGYNAAYRDYRIRFERPL from the coding sequence ATGCAGATCGGCGCCCCCGTCCACTCGTCTGTCCGCGGCCCCGACGGGCTCCGGATCGACCGGCTCGGGTTGGATCGGTACGCCGAGGTCCAGGCGCTCAACCGCGTCATCTTCGGCGACGACCGCGTGATCTACCGGACCGACCGGGACGACCTCGTGCTCTTGCTGGCGATGGTGGCCGACGAGGCCGTCGGGTACAAGGTGGGCTACCGGGAGACCTCGTCGACGTTCTACAGCGCGAAGGGCGGGGTGCTCGACGGGTGGCGCCGCCAAGGGGTCGCCCGCGCGCTCCTCGATCGGATGGAGGCCGAGGCGCGCTCGCTCGGCTACCTGACCTTCGCCTTCGACACGTTCCCCAACAAGCACCCGGGGATGACGGTCCTCGGTCTCGCCGAGGGCTTCCGCGTCACGGCCGCCGGCTACAACGCGGCCTACCGGGACTACCGCATCCGCTTCGAGCGGCCGCTCTAA